In a single window of the Streptacidiphilus sp. P02-A3a genome:
- a CDS encoding SDR family oxidoreductase, whose product MGTHLITGAGSGIGAAVATRLAERGEELWLLARDAGRAARLRARFPGSHTLIGDLSAPDRLSWALGQQPQPVELHSLLHIAGVVQLGTVGDLTTKVWNETLAVNLIAPAELTRLFLPTLRVGRGQVVFVNSGAGLYAHAEWGTYAASKHGLRALADSLRAEERANGIRVTSVYPGRTATAMQQKVRAQEGLPYDADAYIDPESVAATVLSALDLPRDAEITDLTVRPGR is encoded by the coding sequence ATGGGAACACATCTGATCACCGGAGCGGGCTCGGGCATCGGCGCGGCGGTCGCCACGCGGCTGGCGGAACGCGGCGAGGAGCTGTGGCTGCTGGCCAGGGACGCCGGTCGGGCGGCGCGGCTGCGGGCGCGCTTCCCCGGCAGCCACACCCTGATCGGCGACCTGTCCGCGCCGGACCGCCTCTCCTGGGCGCTGGGCCAGCAGCCCCAGCCGGTGGAACTGCACTCGCTGCTGCACATCGCGGGCGTGGTCCAGCTCGGCACCGTCGGCGACCTCACCACCAAGGTCTGGAACGAGACGCTGGCGGTGAACCTGATCGCCCCGGCCGAGCTCACCCGGCTGTTCCTGCCGACGCTGCGGGTCGGCCGCGGCCAGGTGGTCTTCGTCAACTCCGGTGCCGGGCTGTACGCGCACGCCGAGTGGGGCACCTACGCGGCGTCCAAGCACGGGCTGCGGGCGCTGGCCGACTCGCTGCGCGCCGAGGAGCGCGCCAACGGGATCCGGGTGACCAGCGTCTACCCGGGCCGCACCGCGACCGCCATGCAGCAGAAGGTGCGCGCCCAGGAGGGGCTGCCCTACGACGCCGACGCCTACATCGACCCGGAGTCGGTGGCCGCCACCGTCCTCAGCGCGCTGGACCTGCCGCGCGACGCCGAGATCACCGACCTCACCGTCCGCCCGGGACGCTGA
- a CDS encoding NAD-binding protein, translating to MSDAADAGHMIVCGGDSLTHRLALDLIHLYRERVTLIIPSLTEGHGPQLAALATEDGSVAVIAGRGPDETTLIAAGVQQATALALTMDDDSVVTQAALLAQGLNPRLRLVLRIFNITLGQRLENLLNRTPGPAGGSAAVLSASDTAAPALVSSAVPGRNQVIPINGGTFSVVEAPVGAPPGADVPLALLGPRTDHAVGTGDTPLHALLPSAGQVSGTDAARTRAVLRLRHDPDEPAPPAPRFRRIPFGALFSRRLRLAGLGLAVLIATLSVATSLATGDALPLSLYLVLMDVFGLGNPALGASLARKVLQLAAAFTGMMIMPLVLALVLENLGALRGVSTLNRPLRTTTDHIVVVGLGKVGTRVMERLSDLRVPVVAVERDPDAPGLARARARRVPVVIGEISQPAVYRSARIARCQTLMALTSNDSVNLEAVLYARERRPDLRVVLRLFDDAFSGTVYRALRASYPQAPTRSRSVSYLAAPAFAAAMMGRQVLAAIPVERQMLLVAAVSLRDRAASGAVTVGEAFRPGGWRVVAVLAADDHLIWNPDPDRPLAANEQVIVVATREGLGLLLQRGLDVPAPVPAVGEPPVVPPQPGGYGAPGGLPGAVPGGVPVGAAHGVRFRRGASAVPPLPRLPRAQPAAPYPPINEEELHADSRRVVARNQQLREQERRQPGERAAGEQPPDDQSAGPSR from the coding sequence GTGAGTGACGCAGCGGACGCCGGACACATGATCGTGTGCGGCGGTGACTCCCTGACCCACCGTCTGGCGCTCGACCTGATCCACCTCTACCGCGAGCGGGTGACCCTGATCATCCCCAGCCTGACCGAGGGGCACGGGCCGCAACTGGCGGCGCTGGCCACCGAGGACGGCTCGGTGGCGGTGATCGCCGGGCGCGGTCCGGACGAGACCACGCTGATCGCCGCCGGGGTGCAGCAGGCCACCGCGCTCGCGCTGACCATGGACGACGACTCGGTGGTCACCCAGGCCGCGCTGCTCGCCCAGGGCCTCAACCCGCGGCTGCGGCTGGTGCTGCGGATCTTCAACATCACCCTCGGGCAGCGGCTGGAGAACCTGCTGAACCGCACGCCCGGACCGGCGGGCGGCTCGGCCGCGGTGCTGTCGGCCTCGGACACCGCCGCCCCGGCGCTGGTCTCCTCCGCGGTGCCCGGCCGGAACCAGGTGATCCCGATCAACGGCGGGACCTTCTCGGTGGTGGAGGCGCCGGTCGGCGCCCCGCCCGGCGCGGACGTCCCGCTGGCCCTGCTCGGACCGCGGACCGACCACGCGGTGGGGACCGGTGACACCCCGCTGCACGCGCTGCTGCCCTCGGCCGGGCAGGTCTCCGGCACCGACGCCGCGCGTACCCGGGCGGTGCTGCGGCTGCGGCACGACCCGGACGAGCCCGCGCCACCGGCCCCCCGCTTCCGCCGGATCCCGTTCGGCGCGCTGTTCTCGCGGCGGCTGCGGCTGGCCGGGCTGGGGCTCGCGGTGCTGATCGCGACGCTCAGCGTGGCCACCAGTCTGGCCACCGGCGACGCGCTGCCGCTGTCGCTGTACCTGGTGCTGATGGACGTCTTCGGGCTGGGCAACCCGGCGCTCGGGGCCTCGCTGGCGCGGAAGGTGCTGCAACTGGCGGCGGCCTTCACCGGAATGATGATCATGCCGCTGGTGCTGGCCCTGGTGCTGGAGAACCTGGGCGCGCTGCGCGGCGTCAGCACGCTGAACCGCCCGCTGCGGACCACCACCGACCACATCGTGGTGGTCGGCCTCGGCAAGGTGGGCACCCGGGTCATGGAGCGGCTGTCGGACCTGCGGGTCCCGGTGGTCGCGGTGGAGCGCGATCCGGACGCGCCGGGGCTGGCCCGGGCCCGCGCCCGGCGGGTACCGGTGGTGATCGGGGAGATCTCCCAGCCCGCCGTCTACCGCTCCGCCCGGATCGCCCGCTGCCAGACGCTGATGGCGCTGACCAGCAACGACAGCGTGAACCTGGAGGCGGTGCTGTACGCCAGGGAGCGCCGCCCGGACCTGCGGGTGGTGCTCCGGCTGTTCGACGACGCCTTCTCCGGCACGGTCTACCGGGCGCTGCGGGCCTCCTATCCGCAGGCGCCGACCCGCAGCCGCAGCGTGTCCTACCTGGCCGCGCCCGCGTTCGCGGCGGCGATGATGGGACGCCAGGTACTGGCCGCGATCCCGGTGGAGCGGCAGATGCTGCTGGTCGCGGCGGTGAGCCTGCGCGACCGGGCGGCCTCGGGCGCGGTGACCGTGGGCGAGGCGTTCCGTCCCGGCGGCTGGCGGGTGGTCGCGGTGCTGGCGGCCGACGACCACCTGATCTGGAACCCGGACCCCGACCGGCCGTTGGCCGCCAACGAGCAGGTGATCGTGGTCGCCACCCGCGAGGGCCTGGGCCTGCTGCTTCAGCGCGGCCTGGACGTCCCGGCACCCGTTCCGGCCGTGGGCGAGCCGCCGGTGGTGCCGCCGCAGCCGGGCGGGTACGGCGCCCCGGGCGGGCTGCCCGGCGCGGTGCCGGGCGGGGTGCCGGTCGGGGCCGCGCACGGGGTCCGCTTCCGGCGCGGCGCCTCGGCCGTGCCGCCGCTGCCGCGGCTGCCCCGGGCGCAGCCCGCCGCGCCCTACCCGCCGATCAACGAGGAGGAGCTGCACGCCGATTCGCGCCGGGTGGTGGCCAGGAACCAGCAGCTCCGCGAGCAGGAGCGGCGGCAGCCCGGGGAGCGGGCCGCCGGGGAGCAGCCGCCGGACGATCAGTCGGCCGGGCCCTCCAGGTAG
- a CDS encoding TIGR00730 family Rossman fold protein, with the protein MNITVFCSANDLDERYTAPAREFAKLLGEHGHTLVWGGSHAGLMGQIADEARAAGARLVGVSVELLAHKAYQGADELVTAVDLAARKAELLARADAVVVLVGGLGTLDEVTEAVELKKHKQHRKPVVFLDTDGFYDGLRTQLRRMEREGFLPAALDSLVRFAADGAEVLAYLEGPAD; encoded by the coding sequence GTGAACATCACCGTCTTCTGTTCCGCCAACGACCTGGACGAGCGCTACACCGCCCCGGCCCGGGAGTTCGCCAAGCTGCTCGGCGAGCACGGCCACACCCTGGTCTGGGGCGGCTCGCACGCCGGGCTGATGGGCCAGATAGCCGACGAGGCCAGGGCCGCCGGGGCGCGGCTGGTCGGCGTCAGCGTGGAACTGCTGGCGCACAAGGCGTACCAGGGCGCGGACGAGCTGGTGACCGCCGTCGACCTGGCCGCCCGCAAGGCCGAACTGCTGGCCCGCGCCGACGCGGTGGTGGTCCTGGTCGGCGGCCTCGGCACGCTGGACGAGGTCACCGAGGCGGTCGAGCTGAAGAAGCACAAGCAGCACCGCAAGCCGGTGGTCTTCCTGGACACCGACGGCTTCTACGACGGGCTGCGGACCCAGCTGCGGCGGATGGAGCGGGAAGGCTTCCTGCCGGCCGCGCTGGACTCGCTGGTCCGCTTCGCGGCCGACGGCGCCGAGGTGCTGGCCTACCTGGAGGGCCCGGCCGACTGA
- the mnmA gene encoding tRNA 2-thiouridine(34) synthase MnmA has protein sequence MNDFPGAPDETSTSLGGGRLRVLAAMSGGVDSAVAAARVAEAGHEVTGVHLALSGNPQSFRTGARGCCTLEDARDARRAADVIGIPFYVWDLAERFREDVIDDFVAEYAAGRTPNPCLRCNEKIKFSALLDKAVALGFDAVCTGHYAQIVTAPDGARELHRAVDPAKDQSYVLGVLDAGQLAHAVFPLGDTPKDLVRAEADRRGLAVAQKPDSHDICFIADGDTQGFLERRLGARTGEIVDVDGTRLGEHNGAYGFTIGQRKGLRIGHPAADGKPRYVLDISPVDNRVTVGPVEALDVAALSAVRPRWCGPAPVGPGSYSAQLRAHGEPVPVTAELVGGELRVELAEPARGIAPGQAVVLYDGTRVVGSATIATTARTALSS, from the coding sequence ATGAATGACTTCCCTGGGGCTCCTGACGAAACCTCCACCTCCCTCGGCGGGGGGCGGCTGCGCGTGCTCGCCGCGATGTCGGGCGGGGTGGACTCGGCCGTGGCCGCCGCGCGGGTGGCCGAGGCCGGACACGAGGTGACCGGCGTGCACCTGGCGCTGTCCGGCAACCCGCAGTCCTTCCGTACCGGCGCGCGCGGCTGCTGCACGCTGGAGGACGCCCGCGACGCCCGCCGCGCCGCCGACGTCATCGGCATCCCGTTCTACGTGTGGGACCTCGCCGAACGCTTCCGCGAGGACGTCATCGACGACTTCGTCGCCGAGTACGCCGCCGGACGCACCCCCAACCCCTGCCTGCGCTGCAACGAGAAGATCAAGTTCTCGGCGCTGCTGGACAAGGCGGTCGCCCTGGGCTTCGACGCGGTGTGCACCGGCCACTACGCGCAGATCGTCACCGCCCCCGACGGCGCCCGCGAGCTGCACCGCGCGGTCGACCCGGCCAAGGACCAGTCCTACGTGCTCGGGGTGCTCGACGCCGGGCAGCTGGCCCATGCCGTCTTCCCGCTCGGCGACACCCCCAAGGACCTGGTCCGGGCGGAGGCCGACCGGCGCGGCCTCGCGGTCGCCCAGAAGCCCGACAGCCACGACATCTGCTTCATCGCCGACGGCGACACCCAGGGCTTCCTGGAGCGCCGGCTCGGCGCCAGGACCGGTGAGATCGTCGACGTCGACGGCACCCGCCTCGGCGAGCACAACGGCGCGTACGGCTTCACCATCGGCCAGCGCAAGGGCCTGCGGATCGGCCACCCGGCCGCCGACGGCAAGCCGCGCTACGTGCTGGACATCTCCCCGGTCGACAACCGGGTCACCGTCGGCCCGGTCGAGGCGCTGGACGTGGCCGCGCTCAGCGCCGTCCGGCCGCGCTGGTGCGGCCCGGCGCCGGTCGGCCCGGGCAGCTACTCCGCGCAGCTGCGGGCCCACGGCGAGCCGGTACCGGTCACCGCCGAGCTGGTCGGCGGCGAACTGCGGGTCGAGCTGGCCGAACCGGCGCGCGGCATCGCGCCCGGGCAGGCCGTGGTGCTCTACGACGGCACCCGGGTGGTCGGCTCCGCGACCATCGCCACCACCGCCCGCACCGCGCTGTCCAGCTGA
- a CDS encoding trimeric intracellular cation channel family protein encodes MAVTTSRLFSPDVQQTLDLIGIFVFALSGGLLAVRKNLDIFGIAVLAEATALGGGLIRDVIIGAVPPAAFENRGYFLTPLVAALVVFFLHPEVARINNAVQTLDALGLGLFCVTGTAKAHDYGLGAVASVALGVLTAAGGGVARDLLVSEVPSLLRWDRSLYAVPALVGGAITAGLIAVHHLGAVTGASAALVAFTVRMLALRYEWRAPRAWHRGSASSLGEEG; translated from the coding sequence GTGGCTGTGACCACCTCGCGACTGTTCTCGCCCGACGTACAGCAGACGCTGGACCTGATCGGGATCTTCGTCTTCGCGCTTTCCGGCGGACTGCTCGCCGTGCGCAAGAACCTCGACATCTTCGGCATCGCGGTGCTGGCCGAGGCGACGGCGCTGGGTGGCGGACTGATCCGGGATGTGATCATCGGCGCGGTGCCGCCGGCCGCGTTCGAGAACCGCGGCTACTTCCTCACCCCGCTGGTCGCCGCGCTGGTCGTGTTCTTCCTGCATCCGGAGGTGGCGCGGATCAACAACGCGGTGCAGACCCTGGACGCGCTCGGCCTCGGCCTGTTCTGCGTCACCGGCACCGCCAAGGCCCACGACTACGGCCTGGGCGCGGTCGCCTCGGTCGCGCTCGGGGTGCTCACCGCGGCGGGCGGCGGGGTCGCCCGGGACCTGCTGGTCAGTGAGGTCCCCTCGCTGCTGCGCTGGGACCGCTCGCTGTACGCGGTGCCCGCGCTGGTCGGCGGCGCGATCACGGCCGGGCTGATCGCCGTGCACCACCTCGGCGCGGTCACCGGCGCGAGCGCGGCGCTGGTGGCCTTCACGGTGCGGATGCTGGCGCTGCGGTACGAGTGGCGGGCCCCCAGGGCCTGGCACCGGGGCAGCGCCAGCAGCCTCGGCGAGGAGGGGTGA
- a CDS encoding methionine synthase produces MSKSTFPQLDGVGATGVGSMPGTDAREAAKTVTGSLEVLPHLAELPARGPGADMIGRSLGLLVELFARVEPSGWRFGDHPGRDTRRARSWLGEDLDALEEFTQGWTGPLKVQAVGPWTLAAGVELQRGEKALADPGAVRDITGSLIEGLRGHLDELHRRVPGAQPLLQLDEPSLPAVLAGQVPTASGWQRLRAIDRQLAEERLRAVVDGLGVPVVVHCCAPNPPLALLRRAGAAAVSLDLSLLTERDDEVIGEGVEDGLVLLAGVVPPLEPGLSDPAGSVSGVRRLWRRLGLDPALLSRHVVVTPSCGLAGASPAYARTALSHSVIAARSLADNPE; encoded by the coding sequence ATGTCGAAGAGCACGTTTCCGCAGTTGGACGGCGTCGGTGCGACCGGCGTCGGGTCGATGCCAGGGACCGACGCGCGGGAGGCCGCGAAGACCGTGACCGGCTCGCTGGAGGTGCTGCCGCACCTCGCCGAGCTGCCCGCGCGCGGCCCCGGCGCCGACATGATCGGCCGTAGCCTCGGCCTCCTGGTCGAGCTGTTCGCCCGGGTCGAACCCTCCGGCTGGCGCTTCGGCGACCACCCGGGGCGCGACACCCGGCGGGCCAGGTCCTGGCTCGGCGAGGACCTGGACGCCCTGGAGGAGTTCACCCAGGGCTGGACCGGCCCGCTGAAGGTCCAGGCGGTCGGCCCGTGGACGCTGGCCGCCGGGGTCGAACTACAGCGCGGGGAGAAGGCCCTGGCCGACCCCGGCGCGGTCCGCGACATCACCGGCTCGCTGATCGAGGGCCTGCGCGGGCACCTGGACGAGCTGCACCGCCGGGTGCCCGGGGCGCAGCCGCTGCTGCAACTGGACGAGCCCTCGCTGCCGGCCGTGCTGGCCGGGCAGGTGCCCACCGCCAGCGGCTGGCAGCGGCTGCGCGCGATCGACCGGCAGCTCGCCGAGGAGCGGCTGCGGGCCGTGGTCGACGGCCTGGGCGTGCCGGTGGTGGTCCACTGCTGCGCGCCGAACCCGCCGCTGGCGCTGCTGCGCCGGGCCGGGGCGGCGGCGGTGTCGCTGGACCTGTCCCTGCTGACGGAGCGTGACGACGAGGTGATCGGTGAGGGGGTGGAGGACGGCCTGGTACTGCTCGCCGGTGTCGTCCCGCCGCTGGAACCCGGGTTGTCGGACCCGGCCGGTAGTGTCAGCGGTGTCAGGAGGTTGTGGCGCAGGCTGGGGCTCGACCCGGCACTGCTGTCGCGACACGTCGTGGTGACCCCCAGCTGCGGTCTGGCCGGGGCCTCCCCGGCGTACGCCCGGACGGCGCTGTCACACAGCGTCATCGCCGCGCGCAGCCTGGCGGACAACCCGGAGTAG
- a CDS encoding cysteine desulfurase family protein translates to MPYLDHAATTPMLPEAVLAMTAHLGSTGNASSLHAAGRRARRVIEESRETLAQALGARPSEVVFTGGGTESDNLAVKGLYWARRDADPARVRILCSPVEHHAVLDAVEWLEQHEGARIDWLPVDGYGRVHPEALRAAIAADPSDIALITVMWANNEVGTIQPIVELASVAREFGIPMHADAVQAFGQLPLSFADSGLDALTVTGHKIGGPYGIGALVLSRAAGPVPLLHGGGQERDVRSGTLDVPAAAGFAAAAEIAVCRRPEYAPAVAALRDSLVAGVLAAVPDAVFNGDPGLRPGGRLPAGAHFSFPGCEGDALLMLLDARGIECSTGSACSAGVPQPSHVLLAMGVEPALARASLRFSLGHTSTEADVAALLAAIGPVIERARMASAANVRR, encoded by the coding sequence ATGCCCTATCTCGACCACGCGGCGACCACACCGATGCTGCCCGAAGCGGTGCTTGCGATGACCGCACACCTCGGCAGCACCGGCAACGCCTCCTCCCTGCACGCCGCCGGCCGCCGCGCCCGCCGCGTCATCGAGGAGTCCCGGGAAACCCTGGCCCAGGCGCTCGGCGCCCGGCCCAGCGAGGTGGTGTTCACCGGCGGTGGCACCGAGTCCGACAACCTGGCGGTCAAGGGCCTCTACTGGGCCCGCCGGGACGCCGACCCGGCCCGGGTGCGGATCCTGTGCAGCCCGGTCGAGCACCACGCCGTGCTCGACGCCGTCGAGTGGCTGGAGCAGCACGAGGGCGCCCGGATCGACTGGCTGCCGGTGGACGGCTACGGCCGGGTCCACCCGGAGGCGCTGCGCGCCGCCATCGCCGCCGACCCGTCCGACATCGCCCTGATCACCGTGATGTGGGCCAACAACGAGGTCGGCACGATCCAGCCGATCGTCGAACTCGCGTCTGTCGCAAGGGAGTTCGGCATCCCGATGCATGCCGACGCGGTGCAGGCCTTCGGCCAGCTGCCGCTCTCCTTCGCCGACTCCGGGCTGGACGCGCTCACCGTCACCGGCCACAAGATCGGCGGCCCCTACGGCATCGGCGCGCTGGTGCTCTCCCGCGCGGCCGGTCCGGTGCCGCTGCTGCACGGCGGCGGCCAGGAGCGGGACGTCCGCTCCGGCACCCTGGACGTGCCGGCGGCGGCCGGGTTCGCCGCCGCCGCCGAGATCGCCGTGTGCCGCCGGCCGGAGTACGCCCCGGCGGTCGCCGCGCTGCGCGACTCGCTGGTCGCCGGGGTGCTCGCGGCCGTCCCGGACGCGGTCTTCAACGGCGACCCGGGGCTGCGGCCCGGCGGACGGCTGCCGGCCGGGGCGCACTTCTCCTTCCCCGGCTGCGAGGGCGACGCGCTGCTGATGCTGCTCGACGCGCGCGGCATCGAGTGCTCCACCGGCTCCGCCTGCTCGGCCGGGGTGCCGCAACCCAGCCACGTGCTGCTGGCGATGGGCGTGGAACCGGCACTGGCCCGGGCCTCGCTGCGGTTCTCGCTCGGCCACACCTCCACCGAGGCGGACGTCGCGGCGCTGCTCGCGGCGATCGGACCGGTGATCGAGCGGGCCCGGATGGCGAGCGCGGCCAACGTCCGCCGCTGA
- the ligA gene encoding NAD-dependent DNA ligase LigA → MEESPVAADVPEPDRARHAELARELEEHRRRYYGDDAASISDAEFDALMRELMAIEERHPELVTPESPSQKVGGALSEHLAKVTHLERLLSLDNAFNDEELDAWAERVERELAGQEYHFLCELKIDGLAVNLTYEHGRLVRAATRGTGRVGDDITANALTIADIPQRLATDDPPELVEIRGEVYMSTADFERFNAGLAAENDRRREENVRLLAEGRRPLALETLYSNPRNTAAGSLRMKDPQATAARPLRMLVHGIGARKGFDIDCQSHAYQLLHAWGLPTATHNRVVDSIAGVKEFIAHYGEHRHSVDHEIDGVVVKVDEIALQGRLSATSKVPRWAIAWKYPPEEAVGKLERIEVGIGRTGRATPYAVLAAPVLIAGSMVQYATLHNQEVVKAKGVLLGDTVVLRKAGEVIPEILGPVESLRDGTEQAFVMPTHCHECGSELRPMSEGDIDLRCPNARYCPAQIRERIAYLGGRAALDVEDLGYVAAVALTQPLEPATPPLADEGDIFNLTVEQLLPIKVLIRDPKTSLPKIDEVTGEQKIVSFFANLKGEPKKTTLSLLENLEAAKQRPLARIITALSIRRVGPVAAQALAREFRDLDRIAAASEEELAATEGVGPGIAAALVQWFAEDWHRDIIEKWRAAGVRLAEEGSDEEQAPRPLEGLTVVVTGTLTDYTRDGAKEALQHLGAKVTGSVSKKTDFVVAGDNPGSKYDKAMQLKLAVLDDDGFAVLLAQGPEAARAVAAPTPED, encoded by the coding sequence ATGGAGGAGAGCCCAGTGGCGGCTGACGTACCCGAACCGGACCGGGCGCGGCACGCGGAGTTGGCGCGGGAGCTGGAGGAGCACCGCCGCCGGTACTACGGCGACGACGCGGCCAGCATCAGCGACGCCGAGTTCGACGCCCTGATGCGGGAACTGATGGCCATCGAGGAGCGCCACCCCGAGCTGGTCACCCCCGAGTCGCCGAGCCAGAAGGTCGGCGGTGCGCTCTCCGAGCACCTGGCCAAGGTCACCCACCTGGAGCGGCTGCTCAGCCTGGACAACGCCTTCAACGACGAGGAGCTGGACGCCTGGGCCGAGCGGGTCGAGCGGGAGCTCGCCGGGCAGGAGTACCACTTCCTGTGCGAGCTGAAGATCGACGGCCTGGCGGTCAACCTCACCTACGAGCACGGGCGGCTGGTCCGCGCCGCCACCCGGGGCACCGGCCGGGTCGGCGACGACATCACCGCCAACGCGCTGACCATCGCCGACATCCCGCAGCGGCTGGCCACCGACGACCCGCCGGAGCTGGTCGAGATCCGCGGCGAGGTCTACATGTCCACCGCGGACTTCGAACGGTTCAACGCCGGGCTCGCGGCCGAGAACGACCGCCGCCGCGAGGAGAACGTCCGGCTGCTGGCCGAGGGCCGCCGCCCGCTGGCGCTGGAGACCCTGTACTCCAACCCGCGCAACACCGCCGCCGGTTCGCTGCGGATGAAGGACCCGCAGGCCACCGCCGCCCGGCCGCTGCGGATGCTGGTGCACGGCATCGGCGCCCGCAAGGGCTTCGACATCGACTGCCAGTCGCACGCCTACCAGCTGCTGCACGCATGGGGCCTGCCGACGGCCACCCACAACCGGGTGGTCGACTCGATCGCCGGGGTCAAGGAGTTCATCGCCCACTACGGCGAGCACCGGCACTCGGTGGACCACGAGATCGACGGCGTGGTGGTCAAGGTCGACGAGATCGCCCTGCAGGGGCGGCTCAGCGCGACCTCCAAGGTGCCGCGCTGGGCCATCGCCTGGAAGTACCCGCCGGAGGAGGCGGTCGGCAAGCTGGAGCGGATCGAGGTCGGGATCGGCCGCACCGGCCGGGCCACCCCGTACGCGGTGCTGGCCGCACCGGTGCTGATCGCCGGGTCGATGGTGCAGTACGCCACCCTGCACAACCAGGAGGTGGTGAAGGCCAAGGGCGTGCTGCTGGGCGACACGGTGGTGCTGCGCAAGGCGGGCGAGGTGATCCCGGAGATCCTCGGCCCGGTGGAGAGCCTGCGCGACGGCACCGAGCAGGCGTTCGTGATGCCCACCCACTGCCACGAGTGCGGCAGCGAGCTGCGCCCGATGTCCGAGGGCGACATCGACCTGCGCTGCCCCAACGCCCGCTACTGCCCGGCGCAGATCCGCGAGCGGATCGCCTACCTCGGCGGCCGGGCCGCGCTGGACGTCGAGGACCTCGGCTACGTCGCCGCCGTGGCGCTGACCCAGCCGCTGGAGCCGGCCACCCCGCCGCTGGCCGACGAGGGCGACATCTTCAACCTGACGGTGGAACAGCTGCTGCCGATCAAGGTGCTGATCCGCGACCCGAAGACCAGCCTGCCGAAGATCGACGAGGTCACCGGCGAGCAGAAGATCGTGTCGTTCTTCGCCAACCTCAAGGGCGAGCCGAAGAAGACCACGCTGTCGCTGCTGGAGAACCTGGAGGCGGCCAAGCAGCGCCCGCTGGCCCGGATCATCACCGCCCTGTCGATCCGCAGGGTCGGCCCGGTCGCCGCCCAGGCCCTGGCCCGCGAGTTCCGCGACCTGGACCGGATCGCCGCCGCCAGCGAGGAGGAGCTGGCCGCCACCGAGGGCGTCGGCCCCGGCATCGCCGCCGCCCTCGTCCAGTGGTTCGCCGAGGACTGGCACCGCGACATCATCGAGAAGTGGCGCGCCGCCGGGGTCCGCCTCGCCGAGGAGGGCAGCGACGAGGAGCAGGCCCCGCGCCCGCTGGAGGGGCTGACCGTGGTGGTCACCGGCACCCTCACCGACTACACCCGGGACGGCGCCAAGGAGGCCCTGCAGCACCTCGGCGCCAAGGTCACCGGCTCGGTCTCGAAGAAGACCGACTTCGTGGTGGCCGGGGACAACCCCGGCTCCAAGTACGACAAGGCGATGCAGCTGAAGCTCGCGGTGCTGGACGACGACGGCTTCGCGGTACTGCTGGCGCAGGGGCCCGAGGCCGCCCGCGCGGTCGCGGCACCGACCCCGGAGGATTGA
- a CDS encoding IclR family transcriptional regulator — MAQTVDRALVILASLAEGPASLEQAANRIGVHKSTALRLLRTLEEHGFVHRQSDYRYRLGGKLFSLAQLALESIDVRVVAAPHLADLNERCGHTVHLAVYEDGEVTYVDKLESRYPVRMYSRIGKRAPLTASAVGKVLLADLPEARRREVVEALEFPAYTARSLRLPTELLAELEVVRKQGWAVDRGEYEETVNCVAVPIRGVDGRVIAACSISTPTVVAPLAALRRLVPDLLRTAEAVSQEYGGRADQ; from the coding sequence ATGGCGCAGACAGTGGACAGGGCCCTGGTGATCCTGGCCTCCCTGGCCGAGGGACCGGCCTCGCTGGAGCAGGCGGCGAACCGGATCGGCGTCCACAAGTCGACCGCGCTGCGACTGCTGCGCACGCTGGAGGAGCACGGCTTCGTGCACCGCCAGTCGGACTACCGCTACCGCCTCGGCGGCAAGCTGTTCTCGCTGGCCCAGCTGGCGCTGGAGAGCATCGACGTCCGGGTAGTCGCCGCACCGCACCTGGCCGACCTGAACGAGCGCTGCGGCCACACCGTGCACCTGGCCGTGTACGAGGACGGCGAGGTCACCTACGTGGACAAGCTGGAGAGCCGCTACCCGGTCCGGATGTACTCGCGGATCGGCAAGCGCGCCCCGCTGACCGCCTCCGCCGTCGGCAAGGTGCTGCTGGCGGACCTGCCGGAGGCGCGGCGGCGGGAGGTGGTGGAGGCGCTGGAGTTCCCCGCGTACACCGCGCGCTCGCTGCGGCTCCCGACCGAGCTGCTGGCGGAGCTGGAGGTGGTCCGCAAGCAGGGCTGGGCGGTCGACCGGGGCGAGTACGAGGAGACGGTCAACTGCGTGGCGGTGCCGATCCGGGGGGTGGACGGGCGGGTGATCGCGGCCTGCTCGATCTCCACCCCGACCGTGGTCGCCCCGCTGGCGGCGCTGCGGCGGCTGGTCCCCGACCTGCTGCGGACCGCCGAGGCGGTCTCCCAGGAGTACGGCGGCCGGGCCGACCAGTAG